In Paenibacillus sp. G2S3, a single window of DNA contains:
- the sucC gene encoding ADP-forming succinate--CoA ligase subunit beta, translating to MNIHEYQGKEVLKKYGVAVPNGKVAYTVEEAVEAAESLSTPVVVVKAQIHAGGRGKAGGVKVAKNIDEVRTYATEILGKTLVTHQTGPEGKVVKRLLIEEGCQIVKEYYIGIVVDRGTGRVVMMASEEGGTEIEEVAATHPEKIFKEIIDPAVGLQTFQARKLAYSISIPNELVGKTVKFMQALYLAFVDKDCSIAEINPLVVTADGNVMALDAKLNFDPNALFRHKDIQELRDLDEEDLKEIEASKYDLSYIALDGNIGCMVNGAGLAMATMDIIKYYGGEPANFLDVGGGATTEKVTEAFKIILSDEKVNGIFVNIFGGIMRCDVIANGVVEAASQLGLTKPLVVRLEGTNVGLGKQILAGSGLNIVAADSMADGARKIVSLVQ from the coding sequence ATGAATATCCACGAGTATCAGGGAAAAGAAGTGCTTAAGAAGTACGGTGTGGCCGTACCGAATGGAAAAGTAGCTTATACAGTGGAGGAAGCGGTAGAAGCCGCAGAGTCACTGAGTACACCGGTTGTTGTTGTTAAAGCTCAGATTCACGCAGGTGGACGTGGTAAAGCTGGGGGCGTAAAGGTTGCTAAGAATATTGATGAAGTGCGTACCTACGCAACCGAGATTCTAGGCAAGACTTTAGTTACTCACCAGACTGGTCCGGAGGGTAAGGTAGTAAAACGGCTTCTTATTGAAGAAGGCTGTCAAATTGTTAAAGAGTATTACATCGGTATCGTTGTTGATAGAGGAACTGGTCGAGTCGTCATGATGGCTTCTGAAGAAGGTGGCACAGAGATTGAAGAGGTTGCAGCTACACATCCGGAGAAGATTTTTAAAGAAATCATTGATCCGGCAGTAGGTTTGCAGACTTTCCAAGCTCGTAAGCTAGCTTACAGCATCTCTATTCCTAATGAACTGGTAGGCAAGACTGTGAAGTTCATGCAAGCGCTATATCTAGCTTTTGTGGATAAAGATTGCTCTATTGCCGAAATTAACCCATTGGTAGTTACAGCGGATGGTAATGTAATGGCTCTAGATGCTAAGTTGAATTTTGACCCGAATGCTTTGTTCCGCCACAAGGATATTCAAGAGCTTCGGGATCTAGATGAAGAAGATTTAAAAGAAATCGAAGCCTCAAAGTATGACCTTAGCTACATTGCGCTTGATGGCAATATTGGGTGCATGGTTAACGGTGCAGGTCTCGCGATGGCGACTATGGATATTATTAAGTATTATGGAGGCGAACCCGCCAACTTCCTGGATGTAGGGGGCGGTGCAACGACCGAGAAGGTAACAGAAGCCTTTAAAATCATTCTATCGGATGAAAAGGTAAATGGAATTTTCGTTAACATATTCGGCGGTATTATGCGTTGTGATGTTATTGCTAACGGTGTTGTAGAAGCGGCCAGTCAATTGGGATTGACCAAACCGCTTGTTGTACGTCTTGAAGGAACAAATGTTGGATTGGGCAAGCAAATCTTGGCTGGATCGGGACTTAACATTGTAGCTGCTGATTCTATGGCGGACGGTGCCCGTAAGATTGTATCTCTTGTGCAATAA
- a CDS encoding MarR family transcriptional regulator, with product MKMNEEDMQKITTTPELLIENQLCFTIYACSREITKLYQPYLDKIGLTYSQYLVMLVLWERQQCTVKEIGEALFLDSGTLTPLLKRLQTAGLIVRERSTQDERKVLISLTEQGWGLQSNAACIPGKMMEETTMSSDESVELLEQFKSLLNRVHEANTQDSKK from the coding sequence ATGAAAATGAATGAAGAAGATATGCAAAAGATAACGACTACACCTGAGCTACTGATTGAGAATCAACTCTGTTTTACGATTTATGCTTGCTCTCGTGAGATCACAAAGCTGTATCAACCTTATTTGGATAAGATCGGTTTAACATACTCGCAATATCTAGTAATGCTTGTGTTATGGGAACGGCAGCAATGTACGGTTAAAGAAATCGGTGAGGCGCTATTTTTGGATTCGGGTACGTTGACGCCTCTTCTGAAACGCTTACAAACTGCAGGGTTGATCGTGCGTGAGCGTTCGACACAAGATGAGCGAAAAGTTCTGATCTCACTAACGGAACAGGGCTGGGGGCTTCAAAGCAATGCGGCTTGTATTCCTGGAAAAATGATGGAAGAAACGACTATGTCCAGCGATGAGTCAGTAGAGTTGCTTGAGCAGTTCAAAAGCTTGCTGAACCGTGTTCATGAGGCTAACACTCAAGATAGTAAAAAGTAA
- a CDS encoding organic hydroperoxide resistance protein, producing MMTIQQKMYETTVKAVGGRNGFIESESPKLNLTISTPREMGGAGGEGTNPEQLFAAGYSACFDSALNMVARLGKVKIEGSEVTATVSFGKVEDGGFGIAVKLDVLVKGVDRETATSLVEAAHGACPYSRATRGNIAVELNVL from the coding sequence ATGATGACTATCCAGCAAAAAATGTATGAAACTACTGTTAAAGCCGTTGGAGGAAGAAACGGTTTTATCGAATCAGAAAGCCCTAAGCTCAATCTTACGATCAGTACACCACGTGAAATGGGAGGCGCCGGTGGCGAAGGCACAAATCCAGAGCAATTATTTGCAGCTGGATATTCCGCTTGTTTCGATAGTGCCCTAAACATGGTTGCTCGACTCGGAAAAGTGAAAATTGAAGGTAGCGAAGTAACGGCTACAGTCAGCTTCGGTAAAGTTGAAGATGGAGGTTTTGGCATAGCGGTTAAGCTTGATGTGCTGGTTAAAGGTGTTGACAGAGAAACCGCAACCTCTTTAGTAGAAGCGGCTCATGGCGCTTGCCCTTACTCCCGCGCAACCCGTGGCAATATCGCTGTAGAATTGAATGTACTGTAA
- a CDS encoding YifB family Mg chelatase-like AAA ATPase, translated as MYGKMHSACLYGIEGVMIGVEIDLANGLPQTNIIGLPDSAIREAVERVRAAVKNCGYRYPQQRITINLAPADLRKEGSAFDLAIALGILITSGQLILPSANEVLFIGELALDGSLRPVSGVLPMVEAARKNGFKAVLLPEGNAAEAALISGINIYAIDHLCALPNPEESPSNSAMGIRGENEQNQLDGGVSEEKTSLLFLPFPVSVTKGKDANERPPVLVLSLEHLKYTPVNGTSAASSCAMNDMMDDYSDVLGQQHVKRALTIAAAGMHNILLIGPPGTGKTMLIKRLPSILPKLSESEALEVTKIFSAAGTLKDADNGLLRSRPFRSPHHTISPAGLIGGGGIPKPGEVSLAHRGILFLDELPEFSRNVLEVLRQPLEDGVVTISRARASFTYPAKFMLAASMNPCSCGYFGSGLSQQHCTCSPARIAQYRAKISGPLLDRIDLQVDVPRPKEWDRQGHVLSSAEMYAEVMAAQAIQAKRFKRLPISWNSELSGASLRRYASLSREGAQLLYDILENLGLSMRAHDRIIKLSRTIADLEGAQDITSSHLAEAVQYRNLDRQAMTEE; from the coding sequence ATGTATGGAAAAATGCATAGTGCATGTCTGTATGGAATTGAAGGGGTAATGATTGGGGTTGAAATTGATCTTGCGAATGGATTGCCGCAGACGAATATCATTGGTTTGCCAGATTCAGCGATTCGTGAAGCAGTAGAACGAGTGAGAGCTGCCGTTAAGAACTGCGGTTATCGCTATCCCCAGCAGCGTATTACAATAAATCTAGCACCAGCCGACTTACGAAAAGAAGGCTCTGCCTTTGACCTTGCGATTGCTCTGGGGATACTGATAACTAGTGGTCAACTGATATTGCCCTCAGCCAATGAGGTGCTCTTCATTGGAGAGCTTGCGCTTGACGGTAGTCTCCGGCCAGTATCGGGTGTTCTACCAATGGTGGAAGCTGCGCGTAAAAATGGATTTAAGGCTGTACTGCTTCCTGAAGGGAATGCTGCTGAGGCAGCTTTGATCAGTGGCATAAATATATACGCAATCGACCATTTGTGTGCATTACCGAACCCGGAAGAATCACCGTCCAATTCAGCTATGGGTATAAGAGGGGAGAACGAACAGAATCAACTGGATGGGGGAGTCTCCGAAGAAAAAACGTCTTTATTATTTCTTCCTTTTCCCGTATCTGTAACCAAGGGGAAGGATGCTAATGAACGACCTCCGGTTCTTGTCCTTTCTTTGGAACATCTAAAATATACCCCAGTTAACGGTACTTCTGCGGCCTCCTCATGTGCAATGAACGATATGATGGATGATTACAGTGATGTGCTAGGACAACAACATGTAAAAAGAGCCCTAACCATTGCGGCAGCGGGCATGCATAATATATTGCTAATCGGTCCACCCGGTACAGGGAAGACGATGCTGATTAAACGCCTTCCAAGCATCCTTCCGAAATTGTCTGAGAGTGAGGCACTTGAGGTAACCAAAATTTTTAGTGCAGCAGGAACTTTGAAAGATGCCGACAACGGCTTACTGCGTAGTCGTCCTTTTCGCTCCCCCCATCATACGATATCTCCCGCAGGCCTTATTGGGGGTGGAGGCATTCCAAAGCCGGGAGAAGTTAGTCTTGCACATCGAGGGATTCTCTTTCTAGATGAGTTGCCCGAGTTCTCTAGGAATGTACTTGAAGTGTTGCGCCAGCCGCTCGAAGACGGGGTTGTTACTATAAGTCGTGCTCGAGCATCCTTTACCTATCCTGCGAAATTCATGCTCGCCGCATCGATGAATCCATGCAGCTGTGGTTATTTTGGAAGTGGGCTTTCTCAACAACACTGTACATGCAGTCCTGCTAGGATTGCTCAATATCGTGCTAAGATATCAGGGCCTTTATTGGATCGTATTGATTTACAGGTGGATGTTCCTCGCCCAAAGGAATGGGATCGGCAGGGCCATGTTCTATCTTCGGCTGAGATGTATGCAGAGGTGATGGCGGCACAGGCGATACAGGCTAAACGGTTTAAACGTTTGCCTATTTCTTGGAATAGTGAACTTTCCGGCGCTTCTCTTCGGAGATATGCAAGTCTTAGCCGTGAAGGGGCTCAATTGCTGTATGACATTCTGGAGAATTTGGGTCTAAGTATGCGAGCACATGATCGAATTATTAAGCTATCCCGTACAATAGCTGATCTGGAAGGCGCACAGGATATTACTTCCTCTCATCTTGCAGAGGCTGTGCAGTACCGTAATTTAGACCGGCAAGCGATGACCGAAGAATAA
- a CDS encoding phosphoesterase: MANVFFTSDHHFGHKLIIDFESRPFTDVEQMNEAMIENWNSVVSLEDKVFHLGDFSFLNKEATRAIVERLHGYKILILGNHDRGRGRDWWLEAGFDEVSEYPLIYKDFFFLSHEPMYMNKHMPYVNVHGHIHGQKYEGKNYFNICVEHWNYKPLTFEQIRDSVIVSEEG; this comes from the coding sequence ATGGCTAACGTTTTTTTCACATCTGACCATCATTTTGGACATAAGTTGATTATTGATTTTGAATCCAGACCCTTTACCGATGTGGAGCAAATGAATGAAGCCATGATTGAAAACTGGAATTCGGTAGTGAGTCTGGAGGATAAAGTGTTTCATTTGGGAGACTTTTCGTTTCTTAATAAGGAAGCGACACGTGCTATTGTGGAGAGGTTACATGGCTATAAGATTCTAATTCTCGGCAATCATGATCGGGGACGTGGTCGGGATTGGTGGCTTGAAGCAGGCTTTGACGAGGTTAGCGAATATCCGCTAATTTATAAGGATTTCTTTTTTCTCTCTCATGAGCCTATGTATATGAATAAACATATGCCTTACGTAAATGTGCACGGTCATATTCACGGACAAAAATATGAAGGAAAGAATTATTTTAACATTTGTGTAGAGCATTGGAACTATAAACCGTTGACTTTTGAACAGATTAGGGACTCTGTCATAGTTAGTGAAGAAGGTTAA
- a CDS encoding YraN family protein, with protein sequence MKEPYPRVRYNRKQKGSAAEDGAVQYLSTCGYRILERNWRCRTGEIDIITENEGCIIFVEVRSRSGKLYQGTPEESVNARKIHQVRNTAQVYLHMKGYDDRRVTFDVISILLNEDLSIASLGHIREAF encoded by the coding sequence ATGAAAGAGCCATACCCAAGGGTGCGCTACAACCGCAAACAGAAGGGCTCTGCTGCTGAAGATGGAGCTGTGCAGTACTTATCTACTTGTGGGTACAGGATCTTAGAGCGAAATTGGCGTTGTCGAACCGGAGAAATTGATATTATTACAGAGAACGAAGGCTGTATTATTTTTGTTGAAGTTCGCAGTCGAAGTGGAAAGCTGTATCAGGGGACTCCAGAGGAATCAGTGAATGCACGAAAAATACATCAAGTGCGAAATACAGCACAGGTTTATTTGCATATGAAAGGTTATGATGATCGAAGAGTAACTTTTGACGTCATTAGCATATTACTGAATGAGGATTTAAGCATTGCTTCTTTGGGGCATATACGTGAGGCTTTTTAA
- a CDS encoding EscU/YscU/HrcU family type III secretion system export apparatus switch protein, producing the protein MNENEPVPPISQGLKKAVALKYSPGQSEAPVVVAKGQGAIADLILQKAKESGVAVQEDAALVEVLSKLDLDQQIPSELYQLVAEILSFVYQSDRSAGERRPE; encoded by the coding sequence ATGAATGAGAATGAGCCTGTACCTCCAATTTCACAAGGGCTCAAAAAAGCGGTCGCTCTCAAATATAGCCCAGGACAAAGCGAGGCACCTGTTGTTGTCGCCAAAGGACAAGGGGCGATAGCGGATCTGATTCTGCAAAAGGCCAAAGAGAGCGGAGTTGCGGTCCAGGAGGACGCGGCACTCGTAGAGGTTCTTTCCAAGCTCGATTTAGATCAACAGATTCCTTCTGAGCTTTATCAGCTAGTGGCTGAAATCCTCAGCTTTGTGTATCAAAGCGACCGTTCTGCCGGTGAACGGAGACCAGAATGA
- a CDS encoding DNA ligase: MNIGTLIRGLLGDQKPGAAKSLELKEGQVVRGVVLSVSDSGKEAVVQIQGTPVRAELETPLLPGETMNLQVGPPGEGGLPVLKPVSLGETALVTPQSMGEALESLGLADSKAGREIVLAMQAGGVPLTKETAALLDAVMSAKPAGVPTSEWLDAAVISVKRGLPVTAESVKGLQQAVFGPQLHQLLSALEEQITIWAGQIANEETITAEPKAGMGTITGKLEPSLTAGAGSGNNIGVVEGDATEADSAQLAAKGNGQATSKTTDASIAGGSNSLSGGPVEGGLKPVEQGAPVKVTLNIASDNETGIGTGKPGLVDEAGEGVQASKGVIVTESTAGKSTPAMTSGALNSALSVQADSAVNNLIRSSEVEIQGNALNLNKDGALDSAIHADKSRAATLDKSGAMPGGASVSAEGTAAGAAPQAASGAALLAKLQGVLTELRGSLPQLAIVPPADAAGQSPAPAAAAPRGEPRLRRLRRCSRTLTPPADAESWVGRVLKLLGAEHEQQAVRGGAVAAAETARAAAGTAALGSAGVGGEQATDTLKGVLLQILSSSEVPPAVKEAASGLVQQLTGQQLLLNTDRTAPFAQVTLFLPLQGPDGQETASVHIQSRRGRKGELDAANCRLWFDLDMKQIGQTLVDVQVVDRIVSLKLHNDHPWVLELLEQRREDIKTAVESIGYQLSGLRTEPLPEIKLSTELATTHSKLVDYVPDAYKGVDYRI, from the coding sequence ATGAATATCGGAACATTGATCCGTGGATTGCTTGGAGATCAAAAACCTGGTGCGGCGAAGTCTTTAGAGTTAAAAGAAGGGCAAGTTGTTCGTGGTGTTGTTCTCTCTGTATCGGATTCAGGCAAAGAAGCGGTTGTGCAAATCCAAGGTACACCTGTTCGTGCAGAATTAGAAACACCACTACTGCCTGGAGAAACCATGAACTTACAGGTTGGACCACCCGGAGAAGGCGGATTACCCGTATTGAAGCCGGTCTCCCTCGGTGAAACGGCGTTAGTCACCCCCCAAAGCATGGGTGAGGCCTTGGAGTCGCTAGGATTAGCTGATTCCAAAGCAGGTCGAGAAATCGTACTAGCGATGCAAGCAGGAGGTGTTCCGCTTACTAAAGAGACAGCGGCTTTGCTGGATGCGGTAATGAGTGCAAAACCAGCTGGTGTGCCTACATCAGAGTGGCTTGACGCAGCTGTCATTTCTGTAAAGCGGGGACTCCCCGTTACAGCTGAGAGTGTGAAAGGATTGCAGCAGGCAGTATTTGGCCCGCAGCTGCATCAGCTTTTATCAGCACTAGAAGAGCAGATTACAATATGGGCAGGTCAAATTGCTAATGAGGAAACAATAACCGCGGAACCTAAAGCTGGAATGGGTACCATTACTGGAAAGCTCGAACCTTCGTTAACTGCAGGTGCTGGAAGTGGTAATAACATAGGTGTTGTAGAGGGTGACGCTACAGAAGCGGACTCTGCACAATTGGCAGCAAAAGGAAATGGACAAGCTACAAGTAAAACTACTGATGCTAGTATCGCAGGCGGAAGTAATTCTCTTTCAGGAGGACCCGTTGAAGGTGGTCTGAAACCGGTTGAACAAGGTGCGCCAGTCAAGGTGACTCTTAACATAGCTTCTGATAATGAAACGGGGATTGGAACTGGCAAGCCAGGTTTAGTAGATGAGGCGGGCGAAGGAGTGCAGGCCTCGAAGGGTGTTATTGTTACAGAGTCTACGGCTGGTAAATCAACACCTGCCATGACATCCGGCGCTCTAAATAGTGCTTTAAGCGTTCAAGCTGATAGTGCAGTGAATAATCTTATCCGTTCCAGTGAAGTTGAGATTCAGGGTAATGCCTTGAATTTGAATAAGGATGGGGCATTGGATAGTGCTATACATGCAGATAAAAGTCGGGCTGCCACTCTAGATAAGAGCGGGGCTATGCCAGGTGGCGCGAGCGTGAGCGCCGAAGGAACTGCTGCTGGTGCTGCGCCCCAAGCAGCAAGTGGGGCTGCCCTGCTCGCGAAGCTGCAGGGCGTGCTCACAGAGCTGCGCGGTAGCCTGCCGCAGCTCGCAATAGTCCCGCCCGCTGACGCGGCGGGACAAAGCCCTGCCCCCGCGGCTGCCGCGCCGCGTGGGGAACCCCGGCTGCGACGGCTCCGCCGATGCAGCCGGACACTCACCCCACCCGCGGATGCGGAGTCGTGGGTGGGGCGGGTACTGAAGCTGCTCGGTGCGGAGCACGAGCAGCAGGCGGTGCGCGGCGGCGCAGTAGCCGCCGCTGAGACGGCCCGCGCGGCGGCAGGTACGGCCGCGCTTGGCAGTGCGGGTGTCGGCGGCGAACAAGCCACCGACACCCTGAAGGGCGTGCTGCTGCAGATCCTGAGCAGCAGCGAGGTGCCGCCCGCGGTAAAAGAAGCCGCGAGCGGACTAGTGCAGCAGCTGACAGGACAACAGCTGCTGCTCAATACAGATCGAACAGCTCCTTTTGCGCAAGTGACTTTGTTCTTGCCTTTGCAAGGTCCGGATGGGCAGGAGACCGCTTCCGTTCATATTCAGTCGCGCCGGGGACGCAAGGGTGAATTGGATGCTGCCAATTGCAGGCTCTGGTTTGATTTGGATATGAAGCAGATCGGACAGACGTTGGTCGATGTGCAGGTTGTTGATCGAATCGTTAGTCTTAAGCTACATAATGATCATCCTTGGGTGCTTGAGCTGCTTGAACAGCGGCGTGAAGACATTAAAACGGCAGTTGAATCGATTGGTTATCAGCTGTCAGGCTTAAGAACTGAACCTTTACCAGAAATAAAGCTTTCTACAGAGCTTGCCACTACCCATAGTAAGCTTGTTGATTATGTTCCTGATGCCTATAAAGGAGTGGATTACCGTATATGA
- a CDS encoding ribonuclease HII — protein sequence MLAYEKEGWEQSYRRIAGVDEVGRGCLFGDVVAAAVILPEGLIIDGVNDSKKLTAKKRDALYEIIMEQALAVGVGYVDSTVIDEINIKQASRLAMKKAVESLGHTPDYMLIDAEKVDLPLPQRAIIKGDANSQSIAAASIIAKVTRDRLCEGLWEESYPDYGIAIHKGYATKLHREQITALGPTPMHRRSFIGRILAEQQTLF from the coding sequence ATGTTGGCATATGAAAAAGAAGGCTGGGAACAGTCTTATCGCCGAATAGCAGGGGTAGATGAAGTGGGTAGAGGCTGCTTGTTTGGGGACGTCGTCGCAGCAGCGGTGATTTTGCCAGAAGGGCTTATTATTGATGGAGTAAATGATTCCAAAAAACTTACAGCTAAAAAGAGAGATGCTTTATACGAGATTATAATGGAGCAAGCACTGGCAGTGGGAGTGGGGTATGTAGACTCTACTGTCATTGATGAGATTAATATCAAGCAAGCTTCACGCCTAGCCATGAAAAAAGCGGTAGAGAGTCTGGGACATACTCCTGACTATATGCTGATCGATGCTGAAAAGGTAGATCTCCCTTTGCCACAACGGGCAATTATTAAAGGAGATGCTAATAGTCAGTCCATTGCAGCAGCTTCGATTATTGCTAAAGTGACACGAGACAGGCTGTGTGAAGGTCTGTGGGAGGAATCATACCCTGATTATGGGATTGCGATACATAAAGGTTACGCGACCAAGCTTCATCGGGAACAAATTACGGCACTAGGACCAACACCTATGCATCGACGCAGTTTTATAGGAAGGATTCTCGCGGAGCAGCAAACGTTATTCTAG
- the ylqF gene encoding ribosome biogenesis GTPase YlqF → MAIHWFPGHMTKARRQIEDKLKLIDVVIELLDSRLPLSSRNPMIDDILRDKPRLIILNKADLADPEITRKWLAYFKGQGHVAYPVDASTGTGVKDIPEQVKLLLKEKIDRQIARGMNPRAMRALIVGIPNVGKSTLINRMAGKSIAATGDRPGVTKGQQWIKTGGNLELLDTPGILWPKFEDQEVGYRLAVTGAIKEEILNIEDIAFYAVKYLVKDYGSRFQERFGIEKLPEDLENPDEIVAVMEAVGRKRGCLLSGGRVDLEKASRALLHELRAGKLGRFTLETP, encoded by the coding sequence ATGGCCATTCATTGGTTTCCTGGTCATATGACGAAGGCTAGGCGGCAAATCGAGGATAAGCTGAAGCTGATTGATGTTGTAATAGAATTGCTCGATTCCCGTCTGCCGCTTTCCAGCCGCAATCCGATGATTGATGATATTTTGCGGGACAAGCCAAGATTGATTATTTTGAACAAGGCGGATCTGGCAGATCCGGAAATTACACGGAAGTGGCTGGCGTACTTCAAGGGACAAGGGCATGTTGCTTATCCTGTTGATGCATCTACTGGAACGGGTGTTAAGGATATTCCAGAGCAGGTCAAACTGCTGTTAAAAGAAAAGATTGACCGACAGATCGCAAGGGGAATGAATCCGCGAGCTATGCGTGCATTGATCGTTGGTATTCCTAACGTCGGTAAATCAACACTCATTAACCGGATGGCTGGTAAGAGTATCGCTGCTACTGGTGACCGCCCAGGGGTAACCAAGGGTCAACAGTGGATTAAGACAGGTGGTAACTTGGAGCTTCTGGATACCCCAGGTATTCTATGGCCGAAGTTTGAGGACCAAGAAGTAGGTTATCGCCTAGCGGTAACGGGTGCAATAAAGGAAGAAATCCTGAATATTGAGGACATCGCCTTTTATGCAGTGAAATATTTGGTGAAGGACTACGGATCTAGATTTCAAGAACGCTTTGGCATTGAGAAGCTTCCTGAGGATCTGGAGAATCCAGATGAGATCGTAGCTGTTATGGAAGCCGTGGGTCGTAAACGCGGTTGTCTGCTTAGTGGTGGACGTGTAGATCTGGAAAAAGCTTCGCGGGCCTTGTTGCATGAGCTACGGGCAGGTAAGCTTGGACGCTTTACGCTGGAAACGCCTTAA
- the lepB gene encoding signal peptidase I, with protein sequence MQQEQSETLESSAQNPRKPKNEVLEWIKAIAIALVLVFLIRWLLFKPFIVDGPSMQPNFHTGERVIVNEILYDIRSPQRGEVIVFHVPSEGRDFIKRVIGVAGDTVKVEGDVVTVNGEVVNETYIQGAIDAAHSNNALYNNKDFPNEQFTDGTVPEGHVFVMGDNRSDSTDSRMIGYVPLGDIVGRADLIFWPIKDITLINH encoded by the coding sequence ATGCAGCAGGAACAAAGTGAAACTTTGGAATCAAGCGCGCAGAACCCACGTAAACCCAAAAACGAAGTCTTGGAATGGATCAAGGCCATTGCGATTGCTTTAGTGTTGGTTTTTCTGATTCGCTGGCTTTTGTTCAAGCCTTTTATTGTAGATGGACCTTCCATGCAGCCTAATTTCCATACGGGTGAACGTGTTATCGTAAATGAGATTTTGTACGATATTAGATCTCCGCAGCGGGGCGAGGTTATAGTATTCCACGTGCCGTCTGAGGGTAGAGATTTTATTAAACGTGTAATTGGTGTGGCTGGAGATACCGTGAAAGTAGAAGGGGATGTAGTTACAGTTAACGGAGAGGTTGTTAACGAGACATATATCCAAGGCGCTATTGATGCTGCGCATAGTAACAACGCTCTGTATAATAATAAAGACTTCCCGAATGAACAATTCACGGATGGTACTGTACCTGAAGGACATGTGTTCGTTATGGGGGATAATCGCTCGGATAGTACCGATAGCCGAATGATCGGTTATGTACCTCTGGGTGATATTGTGGGCCGTGCAGATTTAATCTTCTGGCCGATAAAGGATATTACACTGATTAACCATTAA
- the rplS gene encoding 50S ribosomal protein L19, with amino-acid sequence MNILQAIAQEQLRKDIPSFRPGDTLKVHVKVIEGTRERIQLFEGVVIKRRGGGISETFTVRKISYGVGVERTFPINSPKIEKIEVARRGKVRRAKLYYLRELRGKAARIKEIRR; translated from the coding sequence ATGAATATCCTACAAGCTATTGCGCAAGAGCAACTTCGTAAAGATATCCCGAGTTTTCGCCCGGGTGACACTTTGAAGGTGCATGTAAAAGTTATCGAGGGAACTCGTGAGCGTATCCAGTTGTTCGAAGGCGTTGTAATCAAACGTCGTGGCGGTGGAATCAGTGAGACTTTTACGGTTCGTAAAATTTCTTACGGTGTTGGTGTGGAAAGAACATTCCCAATCAACTCGCCTAAAATCGAGAAAATCGAAGTGGCTCGTCGTGGTAAAGTGCGTCGTGCTAAACTTTATTACCTTCGTGAACTACGTGGTAAAGCAGCGAGAATTAAAGAAATTCGTCGCTAG
- the trmD gene encoding tRNA (guanosine(37)-N1)-methyltransferase TrmD, protein MRIDVLTLFPEMCEGVFSTSILGKAREKGIVSLNAVNFRDFSGNKHNSVDDTPYGGGGGMVLKPDPIFNAVEHVLGISPDEIDNRRSDEEVSVKPRIILMCPQGKTYNQKIAEELAQEQHLIFICGHYEGYDERIREHLVTDELSMGDYVLTGGELPALTVIDSIVRLQPGALGNETSAISDSFSTGLLEYPHYTRPAEFRGWKVPDILLSGHHANIDIWRREQALQRTLERRPDLLETAELTMKDKKTLERLRNVDKPE, encoded by the coding sequence ATGAGAATTGATGTGCTTACGCTGTTTCCGGAAATGTGCGAAGGCGTATTCAGCACAAGTATTCTTGGTAAAGCCCGTGAAAAAGGAATCGTTTCCTTAAATGCTGTGAACTTCCGTGATTTCTCGGGAAATAAGCACAATAGTGTGGATGATACACCGTATGGCGGCGGTGGAGGCATGGTGCTCAAGCCAGATCCGATTTTTAATGCAGTCGAGCATGTGCTTGGTATTTCTCCAGATGAGATAGATAACCGTCGATCTGATGAAGAGGTTTCAGTGAAACCACGTATCATCCTTATGTGTCCACAAGGTAAAACCTACAACCAGAAGATTGCAGAAGAGCTGGCGCAAGAGCAGCATCTAATCTTTATTTGTGGGCATTATGAGGGATATGATGAGCGGATTCGTGAGCATCTGGTAACTGACGAACTTTCAATGGGTGATTACGTGCTAACAGGTGGAGAGCTGCCTGCGTTGACGGTTATAGATTCCATAGTCCGGCTTCAGCCAGGAGCACTTGGAAATGAAACCTCTGCGATATCTGACTCGTTCAGCACTGGACTGCTAGAATATCCACACTACACACGTCCAGCTGAGTTTCGCGGCTGGAAGGTACCGGATATTTTGCTGAGTGGTCATCATGCTAACATCGACATATGGCGGAGAGAGCAGGCGCTGCAGCGCACTTTGGAACGCAGACCGGACCTGCTTGAGACTGCAGAACTTACGATGAAAGACAAGAAGACACTGGAACGTCTAAGAAATGTGGACAAACCGGAGTGA